The proteins below come from a single Pedosphaera parvula Ellin514 genomic window:
- a CDS encoding type II secretion system protein, producing MKLNKVTKAGFTLVEIMIVVAIIGLLAAIAIPNFVRARTTAQQNACINNLRQIDGAKQQWALETKATATATPVLTNIQPYLGRGTNGTQPACPLDSTQTAAVSYNIKDLQNPPTCQMNSNHILL from the coding sequence ATGAAACTCAACAAGGTAACAAAAGCAGGCTTCACACTCGTCGAAATCATGATCGTGGTCGCCATCATCGGTCTCCTGGCCGCCATCGCGATTCCGAACTTCGTCCGTGCCCGTACCACGGCCCAGCAAAATGCTTGCATCAACAATCTCCGTCAGATCGATGGCGCCAAGCAGCAATGGGCTTTGGAAACCAAGGCTACCGCCACCGCCACCCCGGTGTTGACCAACATCCAGCCCTACCTGGGCCGCGGCACCAACGGCACCCAGCCTGCCTGCCCTCTGGACTCTACTCAAACGGCAGCCGTCAGCTATAACATCAAGGACCTGCAGAACCCTCCGACTTGCCAGATGAACTCGAACCACATATTGCTGTAA
- a CDS encoding CoA-binding protein, producing the protein MKSVAIIGASTDRAKYGNKAVRAFRQQGFVVYPINPKEMEIEGIPSFKSILDIPERPNMVSVYLPPAPLLNVLSDIAKKGCDELWLNPGTESEQVMTEARRLGLKIVQACSIVAIGVSPSSL; encoded by the coding sequence ATGAAATCAGTAGCAATCATTGGGGCTTCGACAGATAGAGCCAAGTACGGCAACAAGGCAGTTCGCGCATTCAGACAGCAAGGCTTTGTAGTTTACCCAATTAATCCCAAAGAAATGGAGATTGAAGGTATTCCCAGTTTTAAAAGCATACTCGATATCCCCGAGCGCCCTAACATGGTGAGCGTTTATCTCCCCCCGGCGCCGCTTCTTAACGTTTTATCCGATATTGCCAAAAAAGGTTGCGATGAGCTTTGGCTCAATCCAGGCACAGAATCCGAACAAGTCATGACAGAAGCCAGGCGCCTTGGTTTAAAAATCGTCCAAGCATGCAGCATTGTCGCCATAGGAGTTTCACCCAGCTCACTTTGA